The genome window GCGGCACCATTTCCATTACGGAACGCGCGGCCTATATCGGCAGGGTGCGCGCGCTGGCCTCCGGTGTTGCCCGTCTGTTCGCCGCCCAGCGCGAGGAAATGGGGTATCCGCTTATAAAAAATAAGGAAACGACATGCTGAGCTTCACTCTTGAAATAGGGGTCGAGGAATTTCCGGCCCGTTTTCTGCCCGGCCTGGAAAAAGAGCTGCGGGAACGGTTCAGCGCGGCGTTTACCGAAGCCGGCGTTCCCTTTGACGATTTGCGCGTTCTGTCCACGCCGCGCCGTTCCGCCGTTCTGGCGCGGGTTGCGGCAAATTCCGAACAACGCGAAGAACTGGTGATGGGGCCGCCCGTCAGGGTCGCCTATGACGGAAACGGCAACCCCACCAAGGCCGCCGAAGGTTTTGCCAAGACCCAGGGCGTCGCCATGGCGGCGCTGTTCCGGGAAACCACGGACAAAGGCGAATACCTGGCCGCCCGGAAAACGGTCGGCGGTGAAAAAACGGCCGACGTCCTCGCCCGCATCTGCCCCGAAATTATCGAATCCCTTTCCTTCCCCAAGAGAATGCACTGGGGGAACGGCACCTTTACCTTTGCCCGGCCCTTGCGCTGGCTTCTCGCCATGTTGGATAACGCCGTCATTCCCTTCACGGTGGGCGGGGTCGCCTCGGGCAATACGACCGTCGGGCACAGGGTGCATGGGTTCGGCCCCTTCACGTTAAGCGCGGCGTCGGACTACCGGGCCGTCATCGCGGACAAGTGCGGCGTCACCGTTGATCCGGCGGAGCGCCGCGCCGCCATCATCAAGGGCGGCAATGCCCTGGCGGAAAAGGCCGGCGGCGTTGTTCTGTGGAAGGAAAGCCTGCTGGATGAAGTGCAGGGCCTGACGGAGCATCCCGTACCGCTTCTCGGCGGTTTTGACGCCGGTTTCCTGGAGATTCCGCGCGAGGTGCTGCTGACCAGCATGGAAAGCCACCAGAAGAGTTTTGGCGTGGAAGGCAAGGACGGAAAGCTTCTGCCGCATTTTTGCACTGTTCTGAACATGACGCCGCCCGACGAGGACCTTGTCCGCAAAGGCTGGGAACGCGTGTTGCGCGCCCGGCTGGAAGACGCCCGGTTTTTCTGGAAAACGGACCTCGCTTCCGGCTTCGACGCCTGGCTCGCCTCTCTGGATGCGGTCATCTTCCTTGCCCCGCTGGGCAGCATGGGTGACAAGACGCGCCGTCTGGAAGCGCTGTGCCGGTACCTGGCGGAAACAACGGGGCTTGTCGCTCCGGATGATGCCGCGCGCGCCGGGCGCCTTTCCAAGGCGGACCTTGTCTCCGGCATGGTGGGCGAATTCGATTCCCTCCAGGGCATCATGGGGGGCATCTATGCGGCGAAGCGGGGCGAAACACCCGTTGTGGCGCAGGCCCTGCGCGAGCAATACCTGCCCGCCGGGCCGGATACCCCCGTGCCCGCGAGCCTGTGCGGCGCGTTTTTGTCCCTCGCGGACAAGGCCGATACCATGGCGGGCTGCTTCGGGCTGGGCATGATCCCCACCGGGGCTGCGGACCCGTATGCCCTGCGGCGCTGCGCCCTCGGCATCGCGCGAATCATCGAGGAACACGGCCTTGCCCTTGATATCGAAGCCTTTTTCGCCAAAGCCCAATCCCTTTACAGCGGCATTGCGTGGAAGCTCCCGCAGCCGGAAGCCCTCGGCAAGCTGCTGGAGTTTTTCGCGACCAGACTTAAAAACCAGATGGTCGGGCAGGGGAACGACACGCTCCTCGTGGAAGCGGTGCTCTCCTCGGATTCCCGCGACGTGCGCGGCGCTCACGCCCGGTTGCACGCGCTGAAGGCATTCAGCCAAGAATCGGATTTCGCGCAGACGGCCATGACGTTCAAACGCGTGGCCAACATCGTGCGCAAGCAGGAACAGGAAGAGGGCGTGCATTTTTCCGGCACGTACGATGTCTCCCTGCTGGCGGAGGATGCGGAAAAAGCCCTGGCCGAAGCCGTTGCCGTGTTCGCGCGGGAATGTGACAGCTTGTGGGAGCAGGGCCGGTATGAGGAGCTTTTGCGCAAAGCCGGGGCGCTGCGCCCCTCGGTTGACGCCTTCTTCGACGGCGTGATGGTCATGGTGGATGACGCGGCGCTGCGCCGGAACCGCCTGGAACTGCTCGCCGCCATTTTGCAGCGCATGGGACGGCTGGCGGACTTCTCCGCCCTGCAAATGTAAGCGCAGGGCCGCTGTTCATAACAGCGGTGCGGGCTAAGGATAAAATGTCTTGACAGGAGCCCGCCGGGGGATATAAATACCCCCTTTCGTGAAACCAATTATTCCCGGCATACCAACCGCCGGTTTTATGTTGCTACTATTTGGAGGATACCTTGGCTAACCACAAGTCTGCGATCAAGCGTCACAAGCAAAGCCTGAAGCGCGCCGCCCGTAACCGCGCCGCCCGCACCCGCATCAAAAACGTGGTCAAGGCCGTGCGCCTCGCCGTCCTGAACCAGGACCGCGAAACCGCCGCCACCGCGCTGGTGACCGCCAACTCCGTGTTGGACAAGTATGCCGGTTCGGCTGTGCATTGGAAGAACGCTTCGCGGAAGATGTCTCGCCTCGCGAAGGCCGTCAACGCGATGCAAAGCGCGTAACACGGTTTTTCTCCCCGCATATTTTGAGTCC of uncultured delta proteobacterium contains these proteins:
- the glyS gene encoding Glycine--tRNA ligase beta subunit, encoding MLSFTLEIGVEEFPARFLPGLEKELRERFSAAFTEAGVPFDDLRVLSTPRRSAVLARVAANSEQREELVMGPPVRVAYDGNGNPTKAAEGFAKTQGVAMAALFRETTDKGEYLAARKTVGGEKTADVLARICPEIIESLSFPKRMHWGNGTFTFARPLRWLLAMLDNAVIPFTVGGVASGNTTVGHRVHGFGPFTLSAASDYRAVIADKCGVTVDPAERRAAIIKGGNALAEKAGGVVLWKESLLDEVQGLTEHPVPLLGGFDAGFLEIPREVLLTSMESHQKSFGVEGKDGKLLPHFCTVLNMTPPDEDLVRKGWERVLRARLEDARFFWKTDLASGFDAWLASLDAVIFLAPLGSMGDKTRRLEALCRYLAETTGLVAPDDAARAGRLSKADLVSGMVGEFDSLQGIMGGIYAAKRGETPVVAQALREQYLPAGPDTPVPASLCGAFLSLADKADTMAGCFGLGMIPTGAADPYALRRCALGIARIIEEHGLALDIEAFFAKAQSLYSGIAWKLPQPEALGKLLEFFATRLKNQMVGQGNDTLLVEAVLSSDSRDVRGAHARLHALKAFSQESDFAQTAMTFKRVANIVRKQEQEEGVHFSGTYDVSLLAEDAEKALAEAVAVFARECDSLWEQGRYEELLRKAGALRPSVDAFFDGVMVMVDDAALRRNRLELLAAILQRMGRLADFSALQM
- the rpsT gene encoding 30S ribosomal protein S20, which gives rise to MANHKSAIKRHKQSLKRAARNRAARTRIKNVVKAVRLAVLNQDRETAATALVTANSVLDKYAGSAVHWKNASRKMSRLAKAVNAMQSA